A genomic segment from Acyrthosiphon pisum isolate AL4f chromosome A3, pea_aphid_22Mar2018_4r6ur, whole genome shotgun sequence encodes:
- the LOC107882277 gene encoding uncharacterized protein LOC107882277, producing MSEHNMNESQLKQKRMRGKNFTEREKELLIDLILPFKPIIENIKTDAIWNNKKAEVWSEITSLYNLQQTSGIRIDTQLKNLYDTLKRDARKEKSNDKVQMYKTGGGSNTNLLSKTTEKIIGLLGDQMDPLINSVDSDTNYNDGGFEVVNLFSEDITDFEDSSMYLLIIS from the exons ATGTCTGAACATAATATGAATGAGAGTCAGTTAAAACAGAAACGTATGAGAGGAAAAAACTTTACTGAAAGGGAAAAAGAGCTATTAATTGACTTGATATTGCCTTTTAAgccaattattgaaaatattaaa ACTGATGCAATTTGGAATAACAAAAAGGCTGAGGTATGGTCTGAAATAACTAGCCTCTACAATTTACAACAAACATCAGGCATTCGCATTGACacacaattaaaaaacttatatgATACTCTTAAAAGAGATGCTCGAAAAGAGAAAAGTAAtgataag GTTCAAATGTACAAAACAGGCGGTGGATCAAATACTAACCTTTTATCAAAAACCACTGAAAAAATTATTGGCTTACTAGGAGACCAAATGGATCCATTAATTAATTCAGTTGACTCTGATACTAATTACAATGACG gagGATTTGAAGTTGTCAATTTATTTTCTGAGGACATAACCGACTTTGAAGATtcaagtatgtatttattaattattagttaa
- the LOC103312012 gene encoding putative nuclease HARBI1 — protein sequence MTISVGPVNVLTETVCVESLTDGESIKTGSCVKAADGWNPISNASPAKAVCAAMFGIELLSKETFGFLCNLIGEELRNSRRSFAISPEIQILVTLRYYATGAFQAVIGDHVHVHKSTICRTIKRVSQAICRLRSQFIDFPRNAEQKNMIQTGFFQLRGFPRVIGAVDCTHVKIQSPNANIGERFRNRKGWPGSVHDSTIFDNSMIRAQFENNEFGNCFLLGDGGYPCRDYLMTPLLNPYTEPEKRYQRAHIGTRNVVERMFGVWKRRFPVLALGIRIQLNTAMMTIVATAVLYNF from the exons ATGACCATTTCGGTCGGGCCAGTTAACGTCTTGACCGAAACCGTTTGCGTCGAATCACTGACAGACGGTGAATCGATCAAAACCGGGTCCTGCGTCAAAGCGGCAGACGGCTGGAACCCGATATCGAATGCATCACCCGCAAAAGCCGTCTGCGCCGCGATGTTCGGCATTGAACT gcTATCAAAGgaaacatttggttttttatgtaatttgatTGGCGAAGAATTACGTAATTCTCGTAGAAGTTTCGCGATTTCTccagaaattcaaattttagtaACATTACGTTATTACGCAACAGGAGcatttcaa GCTGTCATTGGAGACCATGTGCACGTACATAAATCGACCATTTGTAGAACAATAAAACGTGTATCACAAGCGATTTGTCGTCTTCGATCTCAGTTCATTGATTTTCCGAGAAATGCCGAACAGAAGAACATGATTCAAACAGGATTCTTCCAATTACGTGGCTTTCCTAGGGTTATTGGTGCCGTGGATTGTACACACGTTAAAATCCAGTCACCAAACGCCAACATAGGAGAACGATTTAGAAATCGAAAAGg atggcCTGGTTCAGTCCACGATAgcacaatatttgataatagcATGATAAGGgctcaatttgaaaataatgaatttggaAATTGCTTTTTATTGGGAGATGGTGGATATCCTTGTCGTGACTATCTAATGACTCCTCTCCTTAATCCTTATACCGAGCCAGAGAAACGATAtcag CGAGCCCATATTGGCACAAGAAACGTTGTGGAAAGGATGTTCGGTGTATGGAAACGAAGATTTCCTGTGTTGGCATTAGGTATACGTATACAGCTGAACACAGCCATGATGACAATCGTTGCTACTGctgttttgtataatttttaa